Proteins encoded within one genomic window of Leptospira stimsonii:
- a CDS encoding HupE/UreJ family protein, with protein MKVGIYVLVFLIAFAEVKSHNRSESFSVWKVDSNTVTGVVTLPIQEATRIPFGETDSGSLEARFADYIRNHVSFYSERAECEIFSPRTLRSNPTFVRSEIRFDCGGAPPIRMTYTALFEYSPSHLHYARLSSGSDHLVEKLFQSKDIDLDLRKRERDVSRFDSDFFSFVVAGIEHIGTGIDHIAFLLALLLTAGHWKEMLSSVTGFTIGHSLTLSVAVLGKIKPDATGIEALIGFTILIVCAEYVNTRSQNFDKLSIGIAVIPLAVGIVAWLLNKQATHLLFAYMGASIFTICYLSLQPYLNERNQRGFYLGIATVAFGMIHGFGFAGFLLEIGLEGNRLAEPLFGFNLGVEIGQLLLVLSFVLLGFGLKRVLHSKIKSGFLEFGPLILLSLLSALGTYWFIERSF; from the coding sequence ATGAAAGTCGGAATCTATGTTCTTGTATTCTTGATTGCTTTCGCGGAAGTAAAGTCTCACAATCGAAGTGAATCTTTTTCCGTCTGGAAAGTGGATTCGAATACTGTCACCGGAGTCGTTACTTTGCCGATTCAAGAGGCGACTCGGATCCCATTCGGAGAGACCGATTCCGGATCGTTAGAGGCACGTTTTGCAGATTACATTCGAAACCATGTTTCTTTTTATTCGGAGAGAGCGGAGTGTGAGATTTTTTCCCCGAGAACGTTACGCTCCAATCCGACCTTTGTTCGTTCGGAAATTCGTTTTGATTGCGGTGGAGCTCCGCCTATCCGAATGACCTATACGGCATTATTCGAATATTCCCCTTCCCATCTACATTATGCGAGGCTGAGTTCGGGATCGGATCATCTGGTCGAAAAGTTATTTCAATCCAAGGACATTGATTTGGACCTGCGAAAACGGGAGAGGGATGTCTCGCGCTTCGACTCTGATTTTTTCTCGTTCGTCGTCGCGGGAATTGAACATATCGGAACCGGAATCGATCATATCGCATTTCTATTAGCATTATTGTTAACCGCAGGGCATTGGAAGGAGATGCTGAGCTCCGTCACAGGATTTACGATCGGACATAGCCTAACGCTTTCCGTCGCGGTTTTAGGAAAGATCAAACCTGACGCAACCGGTATCGAAGCTTTGATCGGCTTTACGATTTTGATTGTATGCGCGGAATATGTAAATACGCGAAGCCAAAACTTCGATAAACTTTCGATTGGAATCGCAGTGATACCTTTGGCGGTAGGAATCGTCGCATGGCTTTTGAATAAACAAGCGACTCATCTCCTATTCGCATATATGGGAGCATCGATTTTTACGATCTGTTATCTTTCACTTCAACCATATCTTAATGAGCGGAATCAGAGGGGTTTTTATCTTGGGATTGCGACGGTCGCGTTTGGAATGATCCACGGATTCGGTTTTGCTGGGTTCTTATTGGAAATCGGACTGGAAGGAAATCGGCTGGCCGAGCCGCTTTTCGGTTTCAATTTAGGCGTGGAAATCGGACAGTTACTTCTTGTTCTATCCTTCGTTCTCCTTGGATTCGGTTTGAAGAGAGTTTTGCATTCGAAAATAAAATCCGGATTCTTAGAGTTTGGTCCATTGATTCTACTCTCCCTGCTTTCTGCGTTAGGAACGTATTGGTTTATCGAACGCAGTTTCTAA
- a CDS encoding putative Ig domain-containing protein → MKIGKKNWILLFLFLSIFFFLNCLTENREGNDFIIPLGNARIGDSSNTNASPIQIQFTYSASSFTFVKNESISTLAPTGVQNVDYYSISPALPAGLSFNPSNGEISGTPLVAFTPTSFEVSAFDLEGNFSLRQISLEAKALNWENQYFLKGSNLLANHGLGVSLSLYGDTLVAGAYGDTSFAGAAYVFKRNGSVWNQEAFITAPIRTGSDVFGLNVALSGDTIVVGAPLEDGNQQSISTSPTSNLTLSNAGAAYVYRRSGTVWNLEAYLKPTNLNGGDNFGRYVAIDGDTIVIGAPREQSLDTTLRFGTDASTDNSGTAVGSVYVFKRTGTTWVQEAYLKSHLAANNDQFGSEIGITGDTLVVGVSQDDTTASNSGAVHVFQRSGSTWSREAYLKASNPITNSLFGVSVGISGDRMVVGACGQNGAAYIFQRTGTVWSEEAILTAPNGELNDLFGKAVSIYGETVAIAAPNESNSIKTILNQGVLPNLTDNGSLNSGAVYVYQRENNSWIYRSFIKTSNADPNDHVSNAIGGPAGEYGSLSIYGDTIALGAPDEKGGTTVPSPLAPNGDNTKTKSGAVYIFNR, encoded by the coding sequence GTGAAGATTGGAAAAAAAAATTGGATACTTTTGTTTCTCTTCCTATCTATCTTCTTCTTCCTGAATTGTCTTACTGAAAACCGGGAGGGAAACGATTTTATCATTCCACTCGGTAATGCGAGGATCGGAGATTCTTCCAATACCAATGCAAGTCCGATTCAAATCCAATTTACTTATTCGGCTTCTTCTTTTACGTTCGTCAAAAATGAATCGATTTCGACCTTGGCTCCGACGGGTGTCCAGAACGTAGATTACTATTCCATTTCTCCGGCGCTTCCCGCCGGATTGAGTTTCAATCCGAGTAACGGAGAAATTTCAGGAACGCCCTTGGTAGCGTTTACTCCGACTTCGTTTGAAGTCAGTGCTTTCGATCTGGAAGGCAATTTTTCGCTGAGACAAATTTCCCTCGAAGCAAAGGCATTGAATTGGGAGAATCAATATTTTTTAAAGGGTTCCAATCTTCTTGCAAATCACGGACTTGGTGTGAGTCTTTCGCTCTACGGAGATACGTTAGTCGCCGGTGCTTATGGAGACACGAGCTTTGCCGGAGCCGCGTATGTTTTCAAAAGAAACGGATCGGTATGGAATCAAGAGGCTTTTATCACCGCGCCGATTCGAACTGGGAGCGATGTCTTCGGTTTAAACGTCGCGCTTTCCGGAGATACGATCGTTGTTGGAGCTCCGCTTGAGGATGGGAATCAACAGTCCATCAGTACTTCTCCGACTTCTAATCTAACACTTTCGAACGCGGGAGCGGCTTACGTCTATCGAAGGAGCGGAACGGTATGGAATCTGGAAGCATATCTTAAACCAACAAATCTAAACGGTGGCGATAACTTTGGACGTTATGTGGCAATCGATGGAGATACCATCGTCATAGGTGCTCCGCGAGAACAAAGCTTGGATACGACCCTTCGATTCGGAACGGATGCGAGTACGGATAACTCCGGAACCGCAGTGGGATCGGTTTACGTTTTCAAAAGAACGGGAACGACTTGGGTTCAAGAAGCATATCTAAAATCACATCTTGCCGCGAACAACGATCAATTCGGATCCGAAATCGGAATCACCGGAGATACGCTCGTTGTGGGAGTAAGTCAGGATGACACGACCGCGAGCAATTCGGGCGCGGTTCACGTCTTCCAAAGAAGCGGAAGCACTTGGTCGAGAGAGGCGTATCTCAAGGCATCGAATCCGATCACAAACTCATTGTTTGGCGTTTCCGTTGGAATTTCTGGCGACAGGATGGTCGTCGGGGCGTGTGGGCAAAACGGGGCGGCCTATATCTTTCAAAGGACCGGTACGGTCTGGTCTGAAGAAGCGATCTTAACCGCGCCTAACGGAGAATTGAACGATCTATTTGGAAAAGCAGTTTCGATCTATGGTGAGACGGTTGCGATCGCCGCGCCGAACGAATCAAATTCGATTAAAACGATTCTCAATCAGGGTGTGCTTCCAAACCTCACGGACAACGGATCTTTGAATTCCGGGGCGGTCTATGTCTATCAAAGAGAAAACAACAGTTGGATTTATCGTTCGTTTATCAAAACCTCCAACGCCGACCCGAACGACCACGTTTCCAACGCAATAGGCGGACCTGCCGGAGAATACGGAAGTCTTTCTATTTACGGAGACACGATCGCGTTAGGCGCACCCGATGAAAAAGGCGGGACCACGGTTCCCAGTCCATTGGCGCCGAACGGAGACAATACGAAAACAAAATCGGGCGCGGTTTATATCTTCAATCGCTAA